In Corythoichthys intestinalis isolate RoL2023-P3 chromosome 4, ASM3026506v1, whole genome shotgun sequence, a genomic segment contains:
- the sec61b gene encoding protein transport protein Sec61 subunit beta — protein sequence MPGPAVSATNVGASSRSPSKTVAPRAAGSTVRQRKATSSGTRSGGRATGSAGTGGMWRFYTEDSPGLKVGPVPVLVMSLLFIASVFMLHIWGKYTRS from the exons ATG CCTGGACCAGCTGTGAGTGCAACCAATGTTGGAGCTTCAAGCCGTTCCCCCAGCAAGACTGTGGCTCCCCGTGCAGCGGGCTCCACTGTCAGACAGAG GAAAGCGACGAGCAGTGGTACCCGCAGTGGCGGCAGGGCCACTGGATCGGCTGGCACTGGTGGAATGTGGCGCTTTTACACTGAAGACTCGCCGGGTCTCAAAGT TGGGCCAGTACCTGTGCTGGTGATGAGTCTGCTCTTCATTGCCTCCGTCTTCATGCTTCACATCTGGGGTAAATACACCCGCtcttaa